The proteins below come from a single Chloroflexota bacterium genomic window:
- a CDS encoding DUF11 domain-containing protein — protein PNAENNAATEDTIVVSQADLSITKTDEPDPVIAGESLTYTLTITNAGPSDAAGVVVTDTLPTGGIFDSATPSQGTCSEVEGVVVCDLGTIVHGDNATIAIVMTVDPASSGLIINTAQVTGDGTDPRLEDNGVEEGTVVTRRANLSVTKVDDPDPVVAGGALTYTLTIANAGPSDASGVIVTDTLPAEVATSSIIPSQGSCGEAESMIACELGDVPSGDIATVIIVTVVDPSASGVITDTAQVVGNETDPDTQDNQIIEETTLVRRADLSITKADEPDPVVISGTLTYILTVVNLGPSDATGVIVTDTLPAEVTFNSVTPSQGSCGGVAGVVTCELGTVVSGGTATVTLAMTPTVTGLITNTAQTSGREPDPDTENNMAQQETTVAVYGQVAGWVFVDLDGDGHRNPYAGETVGVPGVYVTLRDEGRVLITVRSTNPTGWYQFDEIPPGRYWVEEEQPDGYASTSPDVVEVEVVAGRQHIVDFGEQLFTPTPTPTEVPPTPTDTPTPTPTPTEAPPTPTPTFTPTPTPTQVPAIESYLPLILTEQS, from the coding sequence ACCCCAATGCGGAAAACAACGCAGCCACAGAAGATACCATCGTGGTCAGCCAGGCCGATCTCTCCATCACGAAGACGGACGAACCAGATCCGGTGATAGCCGGTGAATCCCTCACCTACACGCTGACCATCACCAACGCAGGCCCATCGGATGCCGCGGGTGTGGTGGTAACGGACACACTGCCGACAGGGGGGATCTTTGACTCAGCTACGCCCAGTCAGGGCACGTGTAGTGAAGTCGAGGGAGTCGTCGTCTGCGACTTGGGCACTATCGTCCATGGGGACAACGCCACCATCGCCATCGTCATGACTGTTGATCCAGCCTCTTCGGGGCTAATCATCAACACGGCCCAGGTAACGGGCGATGGGACGGATCCCAGATTGGAGGATAACGGGGTCGAGGAAGGGACCGTGGTGACCCGGCGCGCGAATCTGTCCGTCACGAAGGTGGACGATCCGGATCCAGTGGTGGCTGGTGGAGCCCTCACTTACACGTTGACCATTGCCAACGCGGGCCCGTCGGATGCCAGTGGTGTGATCGTGACGGACACATTACCGGCCGAGGTGGCCACCAGCTCGATCATCCCTAGCCAGGGATCATGTGGTGAGGCCGAAAGCATGATCGCTTGTGAGCTGGGCGATGTGCCCAGTGGGGACATCGCCACGGTGATCATCGTCACCGTGGTAGACCCGTCTGCCTCGGGCGTCATTACGGATACGGCCCAGGTGGTGGGGAACGAGACGGATCCTGATACGCAGGACAACCAGATCATCGAAGAGACCACCCTTGTCAGGCGAGCCGATCTCTCCATCACGAAGGCGGATGAGCCGGATCCGGTCGTGATCAGCGGGACGCTCACGTACATTCTGACAGTCGTCAACCTCGGTCCATCGGACGCTACAGGCGTGATCGTGACGGACACGTTGCCTGCGGAGGTAACGTTCAATTCGGTCACGCCCAGCCAGGGATCATGCGGTGGGGTAGCAGGCGTAGTCACCTGTGAGTTGGGTACGGTGGTTTCGGGTGGTACGGCGACCGTCACCCTGGCCATGACGCCCACGGTGACAGGGCTGATCACCAATACGGCTCAGACATCAGGCCGTGAGCCGGATCCCGACACCGAAAACAACATGGCCCAACAGGAGACAACGGTGGCAGTCTACGGACAGGTGGCTGGTTGGGTGTTCGTGGACCTGGATGGGGATGGCCACCGGAATCCCTATGCAGGCGAGACGGTCGGTGTGCCTGGGGTCTATGTGACGTTGCGTGACGAAGGAAGGGTGCTGATTACGGTGCGAAGCACGAACCCCACAGGATGGTATCAGTTTGACGAGATACCACCTGGACGGTACTGGGTAGAGGAGGAGCAACCGGACGGGTATGCCAGCACCAGTCCGGATGTGGTGGAGGTGGAGGTAGTGGCCGGGAGACAGCACATCGTTGATTTTGGTGAGCAGCTGTTCACGCCTACGCCGACGCCTACCGAGGTGCCTCCTACGCCGACGGATACGCCCACACCCACGCCGACGCCTACAGAGGCGCCCCCTACGCCGACGCCCACCTTTACACCCACGCCGACGCCTACCCAAGTGCCAGCGATCGAGTCTTATCTGCCGTTGATCCTCACTGAGCAATCCTAA